In Zobellia roscoffensis, the following are encoded in one genomic region:
- a CDS encoding TonB-dependent receptor: MKKIVFCILSMTTFVLSAQQEHTISGYVKESSNGEALFGVNIIVDGDKGTTTNDYGFFSISLIEGTHNVVVSYLGFETMQQEVVLDADKKLSFQMVEESNTLDEVVVTTSKTTRDIKSTEMSVATLKTATIKKLPTGLGEVDVLKSIQLLPGVSSVSEGSSGFNVRGGSSDQNLVLLDDATIFNASHLLGFFSVFNADAVKDVKLYKGGIPATFGGRLSSVLDIKQREGNLKEFEGELGIGLISSRALIQGPIGKGNKEEGKGSYLLAGRRSYIDVFAPLIDDFKDTKLFFYDLNLKVNYNLNENNRLYLSGYFGQDQFAIKNIFGNTYGNGSATLRYTSVLNDKLFFQSSLIYSDYNYEVDVLTSGSEFRWASSIVNWNLKPRLNWYISSGNTLKAGVDFTYYNFNPGEISSINNSTTTPQEFQEKYALETAPYVDFEQKISDKLSLQYGLRWSYFQRLGNETVPTYLNGAPLTFNTTLDLFYENAVASETNYAKGDIIESFNNFEPRASARFLWNENTSLKASYNRNYQYLHLMSNSTSATPLDIWAPSGPYLKPQYSDQFALGYFRTLKDNNYDFSVEAYYKDLSDVTDFVDGADLLFQEQIETQVVQGDGRAYGMEFQLNKNSGKLTGWLSYTLARTERKIQGINNNKFYPANNDQLHEVSLVGLYKLNDRWDFGANFVYGSGKPVTYPTGKFEQNGLIVADYEGRNGNRLPAFHRLDLSATLNPKEGRNGTWIFSLANVYNRQNAATIFFRERVDEINNIDIPTGQTEASKFSFLGIVPSVTYQFKF; encoded by the coding sequence ATGAAAAAAATAGTTTTCTGTATTTTAAGTATGACCACTTTTGTACTCTCTGCCCAGCAAGAGCATACCATAAGTGGGTACGTCAAAGAGTCTTCCAACGGGGAAGCCCTCTTCGGGGTAAATATTATCGTTGACGGCGATAAGGGCACCACGACCAATGACTATGGTTTTTTCTCTATTAGTTTAATAGAAGGAACTCATAACGTAGTAGTCAGCTACCTAGGTTTTGAAACCATGCAACAAGAGGTAGTTCTTGATGCCGATAAGAAATTGAGTTTTCAAATGGTAGAAGAATCCAATACTCTAGATGAAGTCGTTGTGACCACTTCAAAAACTACTCGGGATATCAAGTCTACCGAAATGAGCGTAGCCACCCTCAAGACTGCTACAATAAAAAAACTACCAACGGGTCTAGGTGAGGTAGACGTGCTGAAATCGATACAATTACTCCCTGGGGTATCCAGCGTGAGTGAAGGTTCATCAGGTTTCAATGTTCGTGGCGGTTCATCTGACCAGAACCTTGTGCTTCTCGATGATGCCACCATCTTTAATGCCTCCCACCTTTTGGGTTTCTTTTCAGTATTCAATGCCGATGCGGTAAAGGATGTCAAGTTGTATAAAGGGGGTATTCCCGCAACCTTTGGAGGCCGTTTATCCTCTGTATTGGATATCAAACAACGCGAGGGAAATCTGAAAGAGTTTGAAGGCGAATTAGGGATCGGTCTTATTTCAAGTAGGGCCCTAATCCAAGGGCCAATAGGAAAGGGCAACAAAGAAGAGGGAAAAGGAAGTTATCTTTTGGCCGGAAGACGGTCTTATATAGACGTCTTTGCACCCTTAATAGATGATTTCAAGGATACAAAACTCTTCTTTTACGATCTGAATCTAAAAGTGAACTATAACCTGAACGAGAACAATCGGTTGTATCTATCAGGATACTTTGGACAAGATCAATTTGCCATAAAGAACATATTCGGTAATACCTACGGCAATGGTTCAGCTACTCTACGTTATACCAGTGTTCTGAATGACAAACTGTTTTTTCAGAGTTCATTGATCTATAGCGACTATAACTATGAAGTTGATGTATTGACCTCCGGTTCAGAGTTCAGATGGGCATCAAGTATCGTAAATTGGAACCTAAAGCCACGGCTTAACTGGTACATCAGTTCTGGTAATACCTTAAAGGCAGGTGTAGATTTTACTTACTATAATTTTAACCCCGGCGAAATCTCATCAATCAATAATTCTACCACAACTCCACAGGAATTTCAGGAAAAATACGCTCTAGAAACCGCACCCTATGTGGATTTCGAGCAGAAAATTTCCGATAAGTTGAGTCTACAATATGGCCTTAGATGGTCTTATTTTCAAAGGCTTGGAAATGAAACGGTACCGACATACCTAAACGGGGCTCCCCTAACCTTTAATACCACTTTAGACCTTTTTTATGAAAACGCCGTGGCCAGCGAAACAAACTATGCGAAGGGCGACATTATCGAAAGCTTTAATAATTTTGAGCCAAGGGCTTCTGCGCGTTTCCTTTGGAATGAGAACACGTCATTAAAAGCGAGCTACAATAGAAACTACCAGTATCTTCATCTGATGTCGAATTCCACATCGGCCACCCCTCTTGATATTTGGGCGCCAAGTGGTCCTTATCTAAAACCCCAATACTCTGATCAGTTCGCCCTAGGCTATTTTAGGACTCTGAAGGACAACAATTATGATTTTAGTGTAGAGGCCTATTATAAAGACCTTAGTGATGTGACCGATTTTGTAGACGGAGCGGACTTATTATTCCAAGAACAAATAGAGACTCAAGTGGTACAAGGTGATGGGCGCGCTTACGGTATGGAATTCCAATTAAACAAAAACTCGGGTAAATTAACAGGATGGCTCAGTTACACCCTAGCACGTACGGAACGTAAAATACAGGGTATAAATAATAATAAATTCTATCCAGCCAATAACGATCAACTTCATGAAGTGAGCCTAGTAGGTCTCTATAAGTTAAATGACCGTTGGGATTTCGGGGCAAATTTTGTTTATGGTTCGGGCAAGCCCGTGACTTACCCTACTGGAAAATTTGAACAGAACGGCCTAATTGTAGCAGACTATGAAGGCAGAAATGGAAATCGACTTCCAGCGTTCCATAGACTAGATCTATCGGCTACCCTAAATCCCAAAGAAGGAAGAAACGGTACATGGATATTCAGTCTGGCCAACGTGTATAATAGACAGAATGCCGCTACTATATTCTTTCGGGAACGTGTAGACGAGATTAACAATATTGACATCCCAACTGGACAAACCGAAGCCAGTAAGTTTTCTTTTTTAGGAATTGTTCCTTCGGTTACCTACCAATTCAAATTTTAA
- a CDS encoding FGGY-family carbohydrate kinase — MKMKVTAVFDIGRTNKKFFLFDDNFQEVHREYARFDEIEDEDGYPTENLEALEKWAKEVFDKMLDSSKYEIESLNFSCYGASLVHIGQDGKPLTPLYNYMKPIKEDVSDSFYKAYGPEKKLSRITGSPKMGMLNTGMQLYWLKNSQPEIFKKIKYSLHLPQYLSYLFTDIPVSEYTSIGCHTLLWDFQKKEYHQWVYKEGIDKKLPPIEPSGKTNLIHYKGHKIKMGVGIHDSSSALIPYIRSITKPFLLVSTGTWSISINPFNEGILTPDDIKNNSLFNMRIDGSPVKVSTLFLGNEYKLQVKVLSEHFNVPHDAHRKVKFNKDLFFKINRDFVHMFKWHTIPSENMPDQTSIPYDNFDKAYHQLLLELVLLQEKSIKIAIGNSKIKQLYIDGGFSDNEVYIKLLSQFLNTMKLRTTNSSLGSALGAAIIISDKVLESKFLKTNYAVKKHSPFIKK, encoded by the coding sequence ATGAAAATGAAAGTAACGGCCGTATTTGATATTGGAAGAACGAATAAAAAGTTCTTTCTATTTGATGATAACTTCCAAGAAGTACATCGTGAATACGCTCGTTTTGATGAAATTGAGGATGAAGATGGTTACCCAACGGAAAATCTTGAAGCCTTGGAAAAATGGGCAAAAGAAGTGTTTGATAAAATGCTTGACTCTTCTAAATATGAGATTGAATCCCTAAACTTTTCATGTTACGGAGCTAGTCTGGTTCATATTGGTCAAGACGGAAAACCACTTACCCCTCTGTACAATTATATGAAACCTATAAAAGAAGATGTTTCTGATTCTTTTTATAAAGCTTATGGCCCAGAAAAAAAACTATCAAGAATAACAGGTTCTCCAAAAATGGGAATGCTAAATACAGGAATGCAGTTATATTGGTTGAAAAATTCGCAACCAGAAATTTTTAAAAAGATAAAATATTCACTGCACCTGCCCCAATACTTGAGTTACCTATTTACAGACATTCCTGTGAGTGAATATACCAGTATAGGCTGTCATACCTTACTTTGGGATTTTCAAAAAAAAGAATATCACCAATGGGTTTATAAAGAAGGAATAGATAAAAAGCTACCTCCTATTGAGCCCTCAGGAAAAACAAATTTGATTCACTATAAAGGACATAAAATTAAAATGGGCGTAGGAATCCATGATAGCTCTTCTGCTCTAATTCCCTACATACGCAGTATTACCAAACCTTTTTTATTGGTTTCTACCGGGACGTGGAGTATATCAATCAACCCATTCAACGAAGGAATACTTACCCCAGATGATATCAAAAACAACTCGCTCTTCAACATGAGAATAGATGGAAGCCCCGTAAAAGTTTCCACCTTATTTTTGGGCAATGAATACAAGCTTCAAGTAAAGGTTTTATCGGAGCATTTTAATGTACCCCATGATGCCCATAGAAAAGTAAAATTCAACAAAGACCTCTTTTTTAAAATCAATAGAGATTTTGTACATATGTTCAAATGGCACACTATACCTTCTGAAAACATGCCAGACCAAACTTCAATACCTTATGATAATTTTGATAAGGCCTACCATCAATTACTGTTAGAATTAGTTTTACTTCAAGAGAAAAGTATAAAAATTGCCATTGGAAACTCTAAAATAAAACAACTTTATATAGATGGTGGTTTTAGCGACAACGAAGTATATATTAAACTGCTTTCCCAGTTTTTGAATACTATGAAACTTAGAACTACAAATTCTTCTCTAGGTTCAGCCTTAGGTGCTGCAATCATTATTTCAGACAAAGTTTTGGAATCCAAATTTCTCAAAACGAATTATGCTGTAAAAAAGCACTCACCATTTATTAAAAAGTAA
- a CDS encoding bifunctional aldolase/short-chain dehydrogenase, which yields MKNTAQQFKYVDHLWDEKKAAALGDDQVALFLYRSNILGADLRITNYGGGNTSCKTIEKDPLTNDDVEVMWIKGSGGDIGTLTKAGIAGLYTERLRNLKNVYGGLEDEDRMVGLFNHCIYDLDSKAPSIDTPLHGLLPFKHIDHLHPDALIAVAAAKDSEKVTKEIWGDTMGWVPWQRPGFDLGLQLEKCLNDNPGIRGIVLGSHGLFTWGDTSHECYMNSLEVIEMASEYIEKKIAENGSVFGGQKIESLAKEERLEKAAQLMPMLRGLCSSENRMIGHFNDSDVVLEYINSNDLERLAPMGTSCPDHFLRTKIQPLVLKLDAKEDLSDTEAVLAKLRPDFEQYRKEYQSYYDNHKRDNSPGVRDASPVIIIYPGVGMFSFAKNKQTTRVANEFYVNAINVMRGAEAITEYTSLPRQEAFDIEYWLLEEAKLQRMPKEKPLSRKVALVTGAGGGIGKAIADKLAEEGANVVLTDIVEDRLKEGVATYARDIASYAVCDVTKSESVADAYKKACLEFGGVDIVVHSAGLAISKPLEDTTEKDWDILQNVLVKGQFELAKQAVAVMRKQSLGGDVISIASKNGLVSGPNNVAYGTAKAAQQHMARLLAAELGGDKIRVNTVNPDGVIVGSKIWEGDWAEGRAKAYGITVEELPAHYAKRNLLNEIIYPKDIADGVFACVGVLNKTTGNIINVDGGMANAFVR from the coding sequence ATGAAAAATACAGCACAACAATTTAAGTATGTAGACCATCTTTGGGATGAAAAAAAAGCAGCAGCTTTAGGTGATGACCAAGTAGCTCTTTTTCTTTATCGCTCAAATATTCTTGGAGCAGATTTAAGAATCACCAATTATGGTGGTGGCAATACGAGTTGTAAGACCATTGAAAAAGACCCATTGACCAATGATGATGTAGAGGTAATGTGGATTAAGGGTTCCGGTGGGGATATTGGTACATTGACTAAAGCTGGAATAGCGGGTCTTTATACCGAAAGATTAAGAAATTTAAAGAATGTTTACGGTGGTTTAGAAGACGAAGACCGCATGGTTGGTCTATTTAACCATTGTATTTATGATTTAGACAGTAAAGCACCCTCTATAGACACTCCCTTACATGGTTTGCTTCCGTTCAAACACATAGATCACCTACACCCTGATGCATTAATTGCAGTTGCCGCAGCAAAGGACAGTGAAAAAGTAACCAAAGAAATTTGGGGTGATACTATGGGCTGGGTGCCTTGGCAACGACCAGGTTTTGATTTAGGACTTCAACTGGAAAAATGCCTGAACGATAACCCTGGAATTCGCGGAATTGTTTTGGGCAGTCACGGACTCTTTACCTGGGGAGACACTTCTCATGAATGTTATATGAACAGTTTGGAAGTTATTGAAATGGCTTCAGAGTATATAGAAAAAAAGATTGCGGAAAACGGAAGTGTATTTGGTGGCCAAAAAATAGAAAGTCTTGCAAAAGAGGAGCGTTTGGAAAAAGCAGCTCAACTTATGCCTATGTTAAGAGGATTATGTTCTTCTGAAAATAGAATGATAGGTCATTTTAATGATAGTGATGTTGTTCTTGAGTACATTAATAGTAATGATTTAGAACGTTTGGCACCTATGGGCACATCTTGTCCTGATCACTTTTTGAGAACTAAAATTCAGCCTTTAGTATTAAAATTAGATGCTAAAGAAGACCTTTCTGATACGGAGGCTGTTCTTGCCAAATTACGACCTGATTTTGAACAGTACAGAAAGGAATATCAATCCTATTATGACAACCATAAACGTGATAATAGCCCTGGCGTTAGAGATGCCAGTCCGGTTATAATTATCTACCCAGGTGTAGGTATGTTCAGCTTTGCAAAAAATAAGCAGACTACTCGTGTTGCCAATGAATTTTACGTAAATGCCATTAACGTAATGCGTGGTGCAGAAGCTATTACGGAATACACATCATTACCAAGACAAGAAGCTTTTGATATTGAATATTGGTTGCTGGAAGAAGCAAAGTTACAGCGAATGCCAAAAGAAAAACCTTTATCCCGCAAAGTAGCTTTGGTTACTGGTGCAGGTGGCGGTATAGGTAAAGCTATTGCAGATAAGTTGGCCGAAGAAGGTGCCAATGTTGTATTGACGGATATTGTTGAAGATAGATTAAAAGAAGGTGTTGCTACTTACGCTAGAGATATTGCAAGCTATGCTGTTTGTGATGTAACAAAAAGCGAATCAGTTGCAGATGCCTATAAAAAGGCTTGTTTGGAATTTGGTGGTGTAGACATTGTTGTTCATAGTGCCGGTCTTGCCATTTCCAAACCTTTAGAAGATACTACGGAGAAAGATTGGGATATTCTTCAAAACGTCCTTGTAAAAGGTCAATTTGAGCTAGCCAAACAAGCGGTAGCGGTTATGCGTAAACAAAGCCTAGGTGGTGACGTTATTAGTATTGCTAGTAAAAATGGTTTGGTTTCAGGTCCAAATAATGTAGCCTATGGAACAGCTAAAGCTGCCCAACAACATATGGCTCGTTTATTAGCCGCAGAGTTAGGTGGTGATAAAATACGTGTGAATACCGTTAATCCTGATGGGGTTATTGTTGGTAGTAAAATATGGGAAGGAGATTGGGCCGAAGGACGTGCAAAAGCATACGGAATTACAGTTGAAGAGCTTCCCGCACATTACGCCAAACGCAACCTATTGAACGAAATTATTTATCCGAAAGATATTGCCGATGGGGTCTTTGCCTGTGTTGGTGTATTGAATAAGACTACAGGAAATATTATTAATGTAGATGGCGGTATGGCCAATGCATTTGTACGATAG